The following are encoded in a window of Staphylococcus piscifermentans genomic DNA:
- a CDS encoding 5,10-methylene-tetrahydrofolate dehydrogenase produces the protein MEQLVVGIVAAPGIANKLSHKMVDALPDLLSKYISSQYKWKIEVIVNALTGSAEEADKAYQKTEDYLDRYNWNYIISLTDLPLFHDNEAVIAVDINEENGASMISIPAYGWRPLTKRLEKTIITVIHEINLQFSDHAKDDNEKDDEERQKEYRNIFPFSNLRKIRTYADETHTMHIRYIVASKISGNLRLLSGMTFANNPLRLMQSMNSVIAIAFTTGASGMIFSTMWQLGNTFTAERLTVLSLFAIIGMIAWIILAHNLWESTRYSQNRKITRLYNMTTLMTLGTSVLIYYIVLMLLYIIAALILLPSGFLGRQLELKHAAPFSLYIFIAWFAASISTIAGAIGAGMRNEKLVRESTYGSRQQMRKALSKEKSKDQ, from the coding sequence GTGGAACAGTTAGTAGTAGGTATCGTGGCTGCGCCTGGTATTGCCAATAAACTCTCGCATAAAATGGTAGATGCATTGCCTGACTTGCTTTCAAAATATATTTCGTCTCAATATAAATGGAAAATCGAAGTCATAGTCAACGCATTAACCGGCTCAGCTGAAGAAGCTGATAAAGCCTATCAAAAAACAGAAGACTACTTAGACCGCTACAATTGGAATTATATTATCAGTTTAACCGATTTACCTTTGTTTCATGATAATGAGGCAGTTATCGCAGTAGATATCAACGAAGAAAACGGAGCCAGTATGATTTCGATTCCGGCATATGGCTGGCGTCCTCTCACCAAACGTTTAGAAAAAACTATTATCACTGTTATCCATGAGATCAACCTTCAATTCAGTGATCATGCCAAAGATGACAATGAAAAAGACGATGAAGAACGCCAGAAAGAATATCGCAATATCTTTCCTTTTTCTAACTTAAGAAAAATACGGACCTATGCAGACGAAACACATACCATGCATATCCGGTATATTGTAGCTTCGAAAATCAGCGGCAATTTACGTTTGTTAAGCGGAATGACTTTCGCCAATAACCCGCTGCGTCTGATGCAAAGTATGAACAGTGTCATCGCTATTGCATTTACAACCGGTGCGTCAGGTATGATTTTCTCAACGATGTGGCAACTCGGCAATACTTTTACAGCAGAAAGATTAACTGTACTTTCCCTCTTTGCCATTATCGGCATGATTGCTTGGATTATCTTGGCACATAACTTATGGGAATCCACTCGTTATAGTCAAAACCGTAAGATTACGCGTTTATATAACATGACGACGTTGATGACGTTGGGAACATCCGTGTTGATTTATTACATTGTCTTAATGCTACTCTACATTATTGCAGCATTAATCTTACTGCCATCCGGCTTCTTAGGACGACAACTCGAATTAAAACACGCGGCACCGTTCTCACTGTATATCTTCATTGCCTGGTTTGCAGCCTCTATTTCAACTATAGCAGGTGCTATCGGAGCAGGTATGCGTAATGAGAAACTCGTGCGTGAAAGTACGTATGGCTCACGTCAGCAAATGCGTAAAGCTTTGAGTAAAGAAAAAAGTAAAGATCAATAA
- a CDS encoding NAD-dependent formate dehydrogenase, translating into MKIVALFPEATKSTQLLSKQEALGLPEFLKGTDNELILVSSNEEVEQYVEDMDVVISSPFLPAYITKERIEKAKNLKYAITAGIGSDHVDIEAAAEHGIVVAEVTGSNNESVAEQNVLETLLLLRNYEEGHRQAIEGEWDLPLVGSGAFELQEKKIGIFGFGRIGQLTAQRLKAFGVDLRYNDPFRKEDVEKEMGIQYLPFDELVETSDVIIIQSPLTPDTKGKFDKSVIDKMQKGTVLVNCARGSIVDKDAVTEAVNDGHIRYGGDVWFPQPAPKDHPWRSLKNSGMTVHYSGMTVEAQKRIQKGVEEMLTNAMEGTSIRSDYVIVDNNKVASQSYQTKKDK; encoded by the coding sequence ATGAAAATTGTAGCATTATTCCCAGAAGCAACAAAATCTACTCAATTATTATCTAAACAAGAAGCTTTAGGTTTACCTGAATTCTTGAAAGGTACTGACAACGAACTTATCTTGGTATCAAGCAATGAGGAAGTTGAACAATATGTTGAGGATATGGACGTTGTAATTTCTTCTCCATTCTTACCTGCTTATATTACTAAAGAAAGAATTGAAAAAGCTAAAAATCTTAAATATGCTATTACAGCTGGTATCGGTTCTGACCATGTAGATATTGAAGCAGCTGCAGAACATGGTATTGTTGTTGCAGAAGTAACAGGTAGTAACAATGAAAGTGTTGCTGAACAAAATGTTCTAGAAACATTATTATTGCTTAGAAACTATGAAGAAGGCCATAGACAAGCAATTGAAGGCGAATGGGACTTACCATTAGTAGGTTCTGGCGCATTTGAATTACAAGAGAAAAAAATTGGTATCTTCGGCTTTGGACGTATCGGCCAATTAACTGCTCAACGCTTAAAAGCTTTCGGTGTGGACTTACGTTATAATGATCCATTCCGCAAAGAAGATGTAGAAAAAGAAATGGGTATCCAATATCTACCATTTGATGAATTAGTGGAAACTTCTGATGTTATCATTATTCAATCTCCACTTACTCCTGATACAAAAGGTAAATTTGATAAATCTGTTATCGATAAAATGCAAAAAGGTACAGTATTAGTAAACTGTGCACGTGGTTCAATTGTGGATAAAGATGCTGTAACTGAAGCAGTTAATGATGGCCACATCAGATATGGTGGCGACGTTTGGTTCCCACAACCAGCACCAAAAGATCATCCTTGGCGTTCACTTAAAAATTCAGGCATGACTGTGCACTATTCAGGTATGACTGTAGAAGCACAAAAACGTATTCAAAAAGGTGTCGAAGAAATGTTGACTAATGCAATGGAAGGCACTTCTATACGTTCTGACTATGTAATTGTGGACAATAATAAAGTAGCTAGTCAAAGTTACCAAACTAAAAAAGATAAATAA
- a CDS encoding alpha/beta hydrolase — MHSLETNGAIVRYEQLGEGPLLIMIPGASGVHDSYKDAAETLKADFTVILPDRRGYGYSELTEPMPASINQTHSTFKLEKDTQDVIALAQHLSNNPVYIMGTDTGAVVGMHLLEQSPELIAGAALHEPLNATVFSNRSDLEKETTKISEAAEIEGIPAAMRIFEHVMQPSQLDMEVLVENTIAPCAVCSPDTMESNSAESTKIWMQYELRQYMDYLVNLETLRQSADKIFWLQGTKSKGSLAYQASHLFAREMDRQAIEAAGGHFGYVQEPEAFAQNLIKILKK, encoded by the coding sequence ATGCATTCACTTGAGACTAATGGCGCTATTGTCCGTTACGAACAATTAGGAGAAGGTCCCTTATTGATTATGATTCCAGGAGCCAGCGGAGTACACGACAGTTATAAAGATGCTGCAGAAACGTTGAAAGCTGATTTTACGGTCATCTTGCCTGATCGCCGAGGTTATGGTTACAGCGAATTGACTGAACCTATGCCCGCTTCAATTAATCAAACGCACAGCACCTTTAAACTGGAGAAAGATACACAAGATGTCATCGCACTCGCACAACATTTAAGTAATAATCCTGTTTATATTATGGGTACAGATACAGGTGCTGTCGTCGGCATGCATCTTTTAGAGCAATCTCCGGAATTAATCGCCGGTGCAGCGCTGCATGAACCTTTGAATGCTACTGTTTTCTCGAATCGCTCAGATTTAGAAAAAGAAACCACAAAAATCTCTGAAGCAGCCGAAATTGAGGGCATTCCTGCAGCCATGCGCATCTTCGAACATGTCATGCAGCCTTCGCAGTTAGATATGGAAGTCTTAGTAGAAAATACCATCGCACCATGCGCGGTATGTTCACCAGATACCATGGAATCGAACAGTGCTGAATCTACGAAAATCTGGATGCAATATGAATTGCGTCAATACATGGATTACCTAGTGAATTTAGAAACTTTACGCCAATCAGCCGATAAAATTTTTTGGCTGCAAGGCACAAAGTCTAAAGGCTCCTTAGCTTATCAAGCCTCACATTTATTTGCGAGAGAGATGGATCGACAAGCGATAGAAGCGGCAGGCGGTCATTTCGGTTATGTACAAGAACCAGAAGCATTTGCACAAAACTTAATTAAAATATTGAAAAAGTAG
- the adhE gene encoding bifunctional acetaldehyde-CoA/alcohol dehydrogenase, protein MTTSAEQSKKVSVQPAESKTSKAKPEVNNIEETINRLADNGLQALHDLAALPQEKIDHIVHCMAMAAVDKHMELAKMACEETGRGIYEDKAIKNLYASEYIWNATKYDKTIGVIGEDEQRGLTFVGSPVGVICGVTPTTNPTSTTIFKSIIAIKTGNPIIFAFHPSAQQSSVAAAQVVYDAAVKAGAPKNIIQWIDQPSLEATKLLMNHEKVALVLATGGAGMVKSAYSTGKPALGVGPGNVPAYIEKTAKIKRAVNDVIVSKTFDNGMICASEQGVIVDKEIYDDVKKEFQAHQCYFVTKEELPKLEGIVMREDRCAVNADIVGKSAETIAASVGLNVPKGTKILIAELEGVGPDYPLSREKLSPVLAMVKADNHKDGFELCEGMLELGGLGHTAVIHSQDKEVQEKYAFRMNACRVLVNSPSAQGGIGNLYNEMIPSLTLGCGSYGHNSVSHNVTAVDLINVKTIAKRRDNMQWFKLPAKVFFEKNSLLYLEHMKEVERVMIVTDPGMVDLGYVRRIQDVLSRRQNTVDVKVFSQVEPNPSTNTVYKGLDMMNEFQPDTIIALGGGSAMDAAKGMWVFYEHPDLSFFGAKQKFLDIRKRAYRIAPAKKAKLVCIPTTSGTGSEVTPFAVITDSETHVKYPLADYALTPDVAIIDPQFVLTVPRSVTADTGMDVLTHAIESYVSVMASDYTRGLSLQAIRLIFDYLQASADTADPVAREKVHNASTLAGMAFANAFLGVSHSIAHKIGGEYNIPHGRTNAILLPHVIRYNAKDPSKHAIFPKYDYFRADTDYADIARFLGLPGNTTEELVESLADAVYELGRSLGIQMNLKAQGVTQEVLDSTVDRMAELAYEDQCTTANPKEPLISELKDIIITAYDYEKLQS, encoded by the coding sequence ATGACAACATCAGCCGAACAATCGAAGAAAGTATCAGTTCAACCAGCAGAAAGTAAAACGTCTAAAGCAAAGCCGGAAGTTAATAATATTGAAGAAACTATTAACCGCTTAGCTGATAATGGCTTGCAAGCACTTCATGATTTAGCAGCCTTACCTCAAGAGAAGATAGATCACATTGTCCATTGTATGGCGATGGCCGCTGTCGATAAGCATATGGAACTTGCTAAAATGGCATGTGAAGAAACAGGACGAGGTATTTACGAAGATAAAGCGATTAAGAACTTGTATGCTTCTGAATATATTTGGAATGCTACAAAATATGATAAAACTATTGGAGTTATCGGAGAAGATGAGCAACGTGGTCTGACATTCGTCGGATCTCCAGTCGGGGTGATTTGCGGAGTAACGCCTACAACGAATCCGACTTCTACTACTATTTTCAAATCTATCATTGCTATTAAAACTGGAAACCCGATTATCTTTGCTTTTCATCCAAGTGCACAACAATCCTCAGTCGCTGCAGCGCAAGTAGTATATGATGCAGCTGTTAAAGCAGGCGCTCCAAAAAATATTATTCAATGGATTGATCAGCCTTCTTTAGAAGCAACGAAGTTATTAATGAATCATGAGAAAGTAGCTTTAGTGCTTGCTACAGGTGGTGCAGGAATGGTCAAGTCTGCATATTCAACAGGTAAACCAGCATTGGGCGTAGGTCCCGGGAATGTGCCTGCTTATATTGAAAAAACTGCGAAAATCAAACGTGCTGTCAACGACGTGATTGTATCGAAAACCTTTGATAATGGCATGATATGTGCTTCTGAACAAGGGGTCATCGTGGATAAAGAAATTTATGATGACGTAAAAAAAGAATTCCAAGCACATCAATGTTATTTTGTGACAAAAGAAGAATTACCAAAATTAGAAGGTATCGTTATGCGTGAAGATCGCTGTGCAGTAAACGCAGATATCGTCGGCAAGTCAGCTGAAACGATTGCAGCTTCTGTTGGTCTTAATGTACCAAAAGGAACGAAAATTTTAATTGCAGAATTAGAAGGAGTTGGCCCTGATTATCCGCTTTCTCGAGAAAAATTATCGCCCGTACTTGCAATGGTCAAAGCAGATAACCATAAAGATGGATTTGAACTTTGTGAAGGTATGCTAGAGTTGGGTGGTCTCGGCCATACCGCTGTGATTCATTCACAAGATAAAGAGGTACAAGAAAAATACGCTTTTCGTATGAATGCTTGTCGTGTGCTTGTAAACTCTCCTTCGGCACAAGGGGGAATCGGAAATCTCTATAATGAAATGATTCCTTCGTTAACGCTTGGCTGCGGATCTTACGGTCATAACTCTGTATCACATAACGTAACTGCAGTAGATTTGATTAACGTGAAAACAATTGCTAAAAGGAGAGATAATATGCAATGGTTTAAATTGCCGGCTAAAGTCTTCTTCGAAAAAAATTCATTGCTATATTTAGAACATATGAAAGAAGTAGAACGTGTCATGATTGTAACTGACCCTGGTATGGTTGATTTAGGCTATGTACGTCGCATCCAAGATGTGTTGTCACGTCGTCAAAATACTGTAGATGTCAAAGTCTTCAGCCAGGTGGAACCAAATCCTTCTACGAATACAGTTTACAAAGGCTTAGACATGATGAACGAATTCCAACCTGATACAATTATCGCGTTAGGTGGAGGTTCTGCAATGGACGCTGCCAAAGGTATGTGGGTCTTCTATGAGCATCCAGATCTCTCATTCTTCGGTGCTAAACAAAAATTCTTAGATATTCGCAAACGTGCTTATCGTATTGCACCAGCTAAAAAAGCTAAATTAGTCTGCATCCCGACAACTTCAGGAACAGGTTCAGAAGTGACACCATTTGCGGTTATTACAGATAGCGAAACACACGTGAAATATCCATTAGCTGATTATGCATTAACACCAGATGTTGCCATTATTGATCCGCAATTTGTATTAACTGTTCCACGCAGTGTGACTGCTGATACAGGAATGGATGTGTTGACACATGCTATTGAATCTTATGTTTCTGTAATGGCATCTGATTATACTCGCGGTTTGAGCCTGCAAGCTATTCGTTTAATATTTGATTACTTGCAAGCATCTGCGGATACAGCTGACCCAGTTGCACGCGAAAAAGTGCATAATGCCTCTACACTTGCCGGAATGGCCTTTGCAAATGCGTTCTTAGGGGTGAGCCATTCAATTGCACATAAAATCGGAGGAGAATATAATATCCCGCACGGACGTACTAATGCAATTCTATTACCGCACGTCATTCGTTATAATGCTAAGGATCCGTCTAAACATGCTATATTCCCTAAATACGATTATTTCAGAGCAGATACAGACTATGCGGATATTGCTAGATTCCTCGGGTTACCGGGCAATACAACAGAAGAGCTTGTAGAATCTTTAGCAGACGCTGTCTATGAACTTGGACGCAGCTTAGGTATACAAATGAACTTGAAAGCACAAGGCGTTACACAAGAAGTGCTCGATAGTACAGTAGACCGTATGGCGGAATTAGCTTATGAAGATCAATGTACAACAGCCAATCCTAAAGAACCATTAATCAGTGAATTGAAAGATATTATTATCACAGCTTACGATTATGAAAAATTGCAATCTTAA
- the murQ gene encoding N-acetylmuramic acid 6-phosphate etherase: MDIRKLTTEQRNEKTMHLDELSTEEFVSVMNEEDRRVPQAIEKEKQVIAQVIDKVIAAFKKGGRLFYIGAGTSGRLGVLDAAECVPTFGVSRDEVIGLIAGGSKAMTEAIEGAEDNSKIAEEDLKEHILTADDVVVGLAASGRTPYVIGGLKYAQSVGATTAAIACVKGSQIGKLADYAIEVEVGPEILTGSTRLKSGTAQKLILNMISTGAMVGIGKVYENLMVDVKPTNNKLRQRALNMIAEIVEVSEAESEQLFRHARGNVKAAIVMGLHNISFSEATQRLEKADGFIRNT; the protein is encoded by the coding sequence ATGGATATTAGGAAATTGACGACCGAGCAACGCAATGAGAAGACGATGCACTTGGATGAACTAAGTACAGAAGAATTTGTGTCTGTAATGAATGAAGAAGATCGGCGCGTCCCACAGGCTATTGAAAAAGAAAAGCAAGTGATTGCACAAGTGATTGATAAAGTCATTGCAGCCTTTAAAAAGGGCGGCCGACTCTTCTATATCGGCGCAGGTACCAGTGGTCGATTAGGCGTCTTAGATGCTGCAGAATGTGTGCCGACTTTCGGAGTATCGCGTGATGAAGTTATCGGATTGATTGCCGGTGGTTCGAAAGCGATGACTGAAGCGATTGAAGGCGCAGAAGATAACTCTAAAATTGCTGAGGAAGACCTTAAAGAGCATATTCTCACAGCTGATGATGTCGTAGTCGGCCTGGCTGCCAGCGGGCGTACACCTTATGTCATCGGTGGTTTAAAGTACGCACAATCCGTCGGCGCCACTACCGCTGCAATCGCCTGTGTGAAAGGTTCGCAAATCGGCAAGTTAGCTGATTATGCCATTGAAGTCGAGGTCGGACCTGAAATCTTAACAGGCTCCACAAGGCTGAAATCAGGCACTGCGCAAAAATTAATCCTCAACATGATTTCTACCGGTGCCATGGTCGGTATCGGAAAGGTTTATGAAAATCTGATGGTCGATGTTAAGCCGACCAACAACAAATTAAGACAACGTGCATTAAATATGATTGCAGAAATTGTAGAAGTATCTGAAGCGGAAAGCGAACAACTTTTCCGTCACGCACGCGGCAATGTGAAAGCTGCTATCGTGATGGGATTACACAATATTTCATTTTCAGAAGCGACTCAAAGATTAGAAAAGGCAGATGGTTTTATTAGAAATACATAA
- a CDS encoding MupG family TIM beta-alpha barrel fold protein, whose translation MQLGFSVYLGEEFDETYIETMLNKGFRYIFTSLQIPEEDQTQYLKRLEQLSVLNQARAEVIADMNRATFEQLGLSLEDPSSIKDAGIDIIRLDEAVDIDQLADYVEDEHPIMLNASTDAFPILRELNDRGISQENIYVAHNYYPRPNTGLDTAFFKHINERLKGAYPELQIMAFVPGTTFRGPIHRGLPTLEAHRYAHPLASAYELEMMLTDVVCIGDIKINDFMIDQFFHYATEDTVWLRTDLSEDSSFLQTYTNRPDVARDVVRAQESRTTFKDQVEPANAVERPRGSVTLDNNLYGRYMNELEITRRDLSADAAVNVLGHVIEDDLDCIQLIQSGTAFKLFNQKGDE comes from the coding sequence ATGCAATTAGGTTTTTCAGTGTATTTAGGTGAAGAGTTCGACGAAACGTATATCGAAACAATGTTAAACAAAGGATTCCGCTATATTTTCACATCTTTGCAGATACCAGAAGAGGATCAGACCCAATATTTAAAACGTTTGGAGCAGCTTTCAGTATTGAATCAAGCACGTGCAGAAGTCATTGCGGATATGAATCGTGCCACATTTGAGCAATTGGGATTATCGCTTGAAGACCCATCAAGTATCAAAGATGCCGGCATCGATATTATTCGATTGGATGAAGCGGTAGACATCGATCAATTGGCAGATTACGTAGAGGATGAGCATCCTATCATGTTGAACGCGAGTACAGATGCATTTCCAATATTACGCGAATTAAATGACCGCGGTATTTCTCAAGAGAATATTTACGTAGCGCATAATTATTACCCGCGTCCTAACACTGGATTGGATACAGCATTTTTTAAACACATCAATGAAAGATTAAAGGGCGCTTATCCAGAATTACAAATTATGGCATTTGTACCTGGTACAACGTTCCGTGGTCCGATTCATCGCGGATTGCCGACATTAGAGGCACATCGTTATGCACATCCGCTTGCTTCAGCCTATGAATTAGAAATGATGCTTACGGACGTGGTATGTATTGGTGATATTAAAATTAATGATTTCATGATTGATCAATTTTTCCATTATGCTACTGAAGATACAGTATGGTTGCGCACAGATTTGAGCGAGGACAGCTCATTTTTACAAACTTATACTAACCGACCAGATGTCGCGCGTGATGTCGTGCGGGCTCAAGAATCACGCACAACTTTTAAAGATCAAGTGGAACCGGCAAATGCAGTAGAACGTCCGCGCGGTTCAGTAACGTTGGACAACAATTTATATGGCCGCTACATGAATGAATTAGAAATTACGCGACGTGACTTGTCCGCGGATGCAGCAGTCAATGTATTAGGGCATGTGATAGAAGATGATTTAGATTGTATTCAATTAATTCAATCAGGTACTGCTTTCAAACTTTTTAACCAGAAAGGGGATGAGTAA
- a CDS encoding MurR/RpiR family transcriptional regulator: protein METEHLQIYIREQLKHLTKNEQQVAHYLLEHPDNVIKMNAKALGQATNTSSATIIRCAHKLGFKGLVDLKLSLSRNMPHHEPNTYKEITQDEPPSEIKHKLLSRAAYTLETTETLLGEKELEELAGKLYAIRKLVVFGVGASHIVAEDIYQKFTRAGVEVIHSADAHVAATALAGHSPDSPVLMLGISNSGNNQETVRLAQVAHHYGAEVAAITSNSESQLADEADIVLLHDASSEQSLRLAATSSLIAQLMTVDILFYTYLSKDYQNHVAHLSQTKAAVDLYKDLQ, encoded by the coding sequence ATGGAAACCGAACACCTTCAAATCTATATACGCGAACAACTGAAACACCTCACCAAGAACGAACAACAAGTCGCACACTACTTGCTCGAACATCCAGACAACGTCATTAAGATGAACGCCAAAGCACTCGGCCAAGCTACAAACACCAGCTCAGCCACCATCATTCGGTGCGCCCATAAACTCGGCTTCAAAGGACTCGTCGACCTGAAACTGTCACTTTCCAGAAACATGCCGCATCACGAGCCCAACACCTACAAAGAAATCACCCAAGACGAACCGCCGAGCGAAATTAAACACAAATTATTATCACGCGCCGCCTATACTTTAGAAACCACTGAAACCCTTCTAGGAGAAAAAGAACTGGAAGAGTTGGCCGGCAAATTATATGCAATTCGAAAGCTAGTGGTCTTCGGCGTCGGAGCTAGTCATATCGTTGCAGAGGATATCTATCAGAAATTTACTCGTGCAGGCGTAGAGGTCATACACAGTGCAGATGCGCATGTCGCAGCAACTGCCTTAGCGGGCCATTCACCTGATAGTCCTGTATTAATGCTAGGAATCTCTAATTCGGGTAATAATCAAGAAACGGTGCGTTTAGCACAAGTCGCCCATCATTATGGTGCAGAAGTAGCAGCGATTACCAGCAACAGCGAATCGCAGTTAGCAGATGAAGCGGATATAGTGCTCTTGCACGATGCGAGTTCTGAACAAAGCTTGCGCCTTGCAGCAACGAGTTCTCTCATCGCACAATTGATGACTGTAGATATATTATTCTATACCTATTTATCTAAAGATTACCAAAATCATGTGGCGCATTTGAGTCAAACGAAAGCAGCCGTTGATTTATATAAAGATTTGCAATAA
- a CDS encoding tyrosine-type recombinase/integrase, with the protein MECVVPIKDKTHIEAMYQVLQQHSQRDYLLLSFAIHTGVKLSTLLSLRVADVVEHHRNEADDQTLHTLHTQDIIQSWSNPQFPEIVVPLPSSLRQALAAYISQGDCTLQSFLFQSSRTKKQLSRQQAYRIIHQAAEEVELAHIGLQSLRKTFAYHAYQAGTPVTVIQKYLGHQSLAETIKFMDVPDVSKVIEIHLDI; encoded by the coding sequence ATGGAATGTGTGGTGCCGATTAAAGATAAAACGCACATCGAAGCGATGTATCAAGTGCTACAGCAGCACAGCCAACGTGACTATTTATTGTTAAGCTTTGCGATACATACGGGAGTGAAATTGAGTACACTGCTTAGTCTGCGTGTTGCAGATGTCGTAGAACATCACCGAAATGAAGCGGATGATCAAACGCTACACACGCTCCATACCCAAGACATTATCCAATCATGGTCAAATCCGCAATTCCCTGAAATTGTAGTACCGCTTCCATCTTCATTGCGTCAAGCTTTGGCTGCGTACATCTCACAAGGAGACTGCACTCTTCAGAGTTTTCTTTTCCAGTCGAGCAGAACGAAGAAGCAGTTGTCGCGTCAGCAGGCGTACCGTATTATTCATCAGGCTGCTGAGGAGGTTGAGCTGGCGCATATTGGTTTGCAGTCGTTGCGCAAGACGTTTGCGTATCATGCTTATCAGGCGGGTACTCCGGTTACGGTGATTCAGAAGTATCTGGGGCATCAGTCGCTGGCTGAAACGATTAAGTTTATGGATGTGCCGGATGTATCGAAGGTGATTGAGATTCATTTGGATATTTAA
- a CDS encoding PTS transporter subunit EIIC: MSKEEKIAQEILDNVGGKANLERVIHCMTRVRMDIIDYSKVNIAGLKAIDGVMGVVEDESLQVIVGPGTVNKVANAMSDIIGVPLGERITHHSSDAHTSDGPQSDKERVEQEAQLFKTQMNQKKKNSKWRKVLRTIANIFVPLIPAFVGAGLIGGISAVLSNLLVAGTIDGSFWKELVMVFDVIKNGIFAYLAIYVGINSAKEFGATPGLGGVIGGATLLTGITPDKPLHNIFNGDALAAGQGGVIGVIFAVWILAMIEKRLHKIVPNSIDIIVTPTITLLIMGLATIFLIMPVAGVVSEGILAVIKWVLDIGGPFSGFVLGATFLPLVMFGLHQVLTPIHIEMINQDHATFLLPVLAMAGAGQVGAALALWVKCRKNQKIICLLKGALPAGILGIGEPLIYGVTLPLGRPFITACIGGGIGGAVIGGIGHIGAVAIGPSGVSLIPLIYDNMYLGYIAGLLAAYAGGFIATYFFGTTKDMTAPQEIEE, translated from the coding sequence ATGTCAAAAGAAGAGAAAATTGCCCAGGAAATATTAGACAACGTGGGCGGAAAAGCAAATTTAGAACGTGTCATTCATTGTATGACCAGAGTACGTATGGATATCATCGATTATTCCAAAGTGAATATTGCAGGGTTGAAAGCAATCGATGGTGTCATGGGTGTTGTAGAAGATGAGTCCCTACAAGTTATCGTAGGACCAGGTACCGTCAATAAAGTAGCGAATGCTATGAGTGATATAATCGGCGTACCTCTAGGCGAGCGTATTACACATCACTCATCGGATGCGCACACTTCTGACGGACCTCAATCTGACAAAGAACGTGTGGAACAAGAAGCTCAACTGTTCAAAACTCAGATGAACCAGAAAAAGAAAAACTCTAAGTGGCGTAAAGTATTGCGTACGATTGCCAATATCTTTGTACCCTTAATTCCGGCATTCGTTGGAGCCGGATTAATCGGGGGTATTAGTGCCGTACTATCCAACTTGCTCGTCGCCGGAACAATTGACGGTTCATTTTGGAAAGAACTCGTCATGGTCTTTGATGTCATTAAAAACGGAATCTTTGCCTATCTGGCTATTTATGTAGGGATTAACTCTGCTAAAGAATTCGGCGCTACACCTGGACTCGGCGGGGTTATTGGGGGTGCCACATTGCTAACAGGTATCACACCTGATAAACCGCTTCACAACATCTTCAATGGCGATGCCCTCGCAGCAGGACAAGGCGGTGTCATCGGTGTTATTTTTGCAGTTTGGATTCTAGCTATGATTGAAAAACGCTTGCACAAAATAGTACCGAACTCCATTGATATTATTGTGACACCAACCATTACGCTCTTAATCATGGGACTAGCGACCATCTTTCTCATCATGCCCGTCGCAGGTGTCGTATCAGAAGGCATCTTAGCGGTAATTAAATGGGTATTAGACATCGGCGGTCCATTCAGTGGATTTGTTTTAGGTGCGACATTCTTGCCGCTCGTAATGTTCGGTTTGCATCAAGTACTTACACCGATTCATATCGAGATGATCAACCAAGATCATGCCACATTCCTATTACCAGTATTAGCGATGGCAGGTGCTGGACAAGTCGGCGCAGCACTAGCACTATGGGTAAAATGTCGTAAGAACCAGAAAATCATCTGTCTCTTAAAAGGTGCATTGCCAGCCGGTATTCTAGGCATCGGCGAACCCTTGATCTACGGGGTAACCTTACCACTCGGCCGTCCATTCATTACTGCATGTATCGGCGGAGGTATCGGAGGCGCTGTCATCGGAGGCATCGGTCACATCGGTGCAGTAGCTATCGGACCAAGCGGTGTCTCACTCATTCCGCTGATTTACGACAACATGTACCTGGGCTACATCGCAGGATTGCTCGCAGCTTATGCCGGCGGATTTATAGCGACCTACTTTTTCGGAACAACCAAAGACATGACTGCACCCCAAGAAATAGAAGAGTAA